Genomic segment of Bacillota bacterium:
GCGCAGATAGTAGTTAAGAAGCTGGGCGTGCTTCTTACCCCCCGTTTCTATCAGACTTCGTATCTCTCTGTGTTTTTGGTTGGTGGGTAAAACAAACAATATGGAGGTTGATAGAAAATGAATACTTTAAAGTTATCGCTCTTAATGGGAACACTGACGATATTATTGGTCCTCCTCGGTAACGCTGTTGGTGGAACGTCGGGAGCGGTGCTCTTCTTTATCATTTCGATGGGAATGAACTTTTTCAGTTATTACTTCAGCGATAAGATGGTCATCAAGATGACCGGGTCATATCCGGTGACGGAAGAAGAAGCTCCGGAGTTATATGCACTGGTCAAGAGGTTGACTGAACAGGCTAAATTACCGATGCCCCGTTTGTATATCACTCCTTCGCCGCAGCCGAATGCCTTCGCTACTGGTCGTAACCCGGCTAACTCAGCGGTGGCGGTGACTGAAGGGCTATTAAACCTGTTAAATAAAACCGAGCTCGAAGGCGTATTAGCTCATGAACTGGCGCATATCAAAAATCGGGATGTCTTAATTGGCACCATTGCTGCGGCTTTTGCGGGGGCCATCTCGATGATTGCCAATGTGGTTCAATGGGGAGCCATGTTCGGGGGACTTTCCAATGACGATGAGGAAGAGAGCGGGGCCGGCTTGCTGGGTTCGATTATCCT
This window contains:
- a CDS encoding zinc metalloprotease HtpX, translating into MNTLKLSLLMGTLTILLVLLGNAVGGTSGAVLFFIISMGMNFFSYYFSDKMVIKMTGSYPVTEEEAPELYALVKRLTEQAKLPMPRLYITPSPQPNAFATGRNPANSAVAVTEGLLNLLNKTELEGVLAHELAHIKNRDVLIGTIAAAFAGAISMIANVVQWGAMFGGLSNDDEEESGAGLLGSIILAIVAPIAAMIIQMAISRSREYLADETGARIAGNTSGLANALLKMDQAAQHVPVQISPATSHLFIVNPLAGQSLASLFSTHPPISERVRKLKELRI